CTAAGTCTGTGTTGACAAGTTTGAGCTCAACAAGCATTCGAGCAAGCACCGGGAATGCAGTGACAGATAGAACAATACCAAGATAGAGGACACAACTGACTTGATTTATGCTTTCGTCTGTGTTAGATATTAAAGAGGATAAACATATAGCAACCAAAAAGGGCACCACCATGCCAGCAAGGGATATTAACACTGTCTTCTTTCCAGAACGTTTGATGATCGAAATGTCCATCTCTAACCCAATTAGGAACACAAAGTATATCAGACCCATGTTTGCCATTGTTTCCACCAGCATTACACTTTTCATAGGGAACACGATACTGGCAAAATTGTTATATCTTCCCAACACTGATGGACCCAGAAGCAATCCACCCTGTAAATTTCAAATCATTCCATCTAGTTATCAAgtattgaaagaagaaaaaaacatcaaaGGCTCTGAAATTAAACACACCTGCAATACTATGGCTACATATTAAGGTTACCCActatactttaattaatttccTGTTGACATATTTGCTCCACATGGTTACAACAGAAACTATTCAAATTAGTGTATACATTTTCTTAATCTTATGAATCACAGGTTCTCTAACAAATTATTGATCTGACaataaaaatagtaagaaaaaatCGACTCATAACATTATTATGAGTTATTTGGATACTAATACATTATAAATTAGGCCCGAGTTGGAAGAGAGttaataaataatgatgatTGTGTCTTTTTTGTATGTTGTGTGCGATtcgaaaaggaaaataaaatggtGCGTTTGATtcgagaaagaaaataaaaggcgAAAGAGAAATGAAGTTACCAAGATTTCAGCAATTACACGAGGTTGGTGAAAAGGCCTGAGGATGAAAACAAAGAAACGTGTTGCAGAGACAACTAACGTTAATTGCAAGGTAAATAGAGGAAGAGAGAAATCTAAAAGGTTATTATTCTTCCATAATCCATTTGATGTTACCAAGAGTGGTGTATAACAAATTATGGATTTATCAGACATATTTGATGGTGTCATGGTTGTGTTGTCCATTTTGAACAAATGAACAACACAACCACTGAACACCCTCTGCCTTTTGTTATGgtcaaaacaatttattttttgatctTCTACAAAAGAGAGCTACAATAGAAAGGGTACGACGTTTCTTGGTTGATGAACACAATCAAAAGAGAGATAGGCTGGTATTAGTGCCTTCTCCTTATCCAAAAGCACCAATGGAAGAGATGATCCAAGATTATGCTTTAATCTATTTTTGAAAACTCGATATGTGCCATCATAATTTCCATATAAAATGAGGTCATTGTGTATGCCACTTGGAcaaacattataaattataatcacTTCTTAGGTTAATTACTTGTATGTGAAcatgtttattaaataaatatttttatgctaAAAAACATGATATTTCGTCACAAATACTCATCTAttataatagaagaaaataccggaaaaattactttattatccacatttattttattgataattgtttcaaaaattagttttttagtCATTTAACactattaatttgttttttagtcatttatttCTGTATCGAAAGTGATGGTGAATTGACATTTGTAGTggatttatgttttatgtttaattggTGAAATTTTGGGAAGAGTTGAGTAATAGACAGTACTAAGTTAGATGTTTGGGTAACGAAAGTCACATGTAATGTGGTAGATGTTGGTAAAGACAAAGAATTGAATGTCCCTGAAGAAGACCCAATGGCCAAAACGTTACAGATAATCCCCAAGCCAGACCACGGTCAAGTCAAGCGAGACGTTTCTGACACCCTTCCCTTCttcctcatcatcatcatcatgtcaACAACTCTGCATTCATGTCGATTCACTCTTCCATCATGAGTTATGGGAACTGTTTAATATTCTGCAACATGAAAAATATGGCAACATTTTAACTTCATCTTCAAAGTGGGGATCACCCCATCAAAAAAGAATGCTCATACTCACCCACTCTAACAACAATAGTAAGAGTATCAAAACGGGTAGtcaaagttattattattattattattcaggATGTCACACTAAAAGAAGATTCCTTTCTGTTCTTCTTGGGATTCAGATAGGGAACCGGTCAAAGGGAATAATAAggtaaacatttttaataatacttATCATTcaacacatttttcttttccatcattGTTTCAGGCAAAAGGGTTTCCCCTGTTTCAAAAGCCGAAGCTAAGATTATGTGATACATGTACAACAATTTATACACATCATTCTATCTTTTTTCTCTGTTACACCATTTCATATATTCCAAACTTGATGAGCATTTTGTTTCACAACTATCATTTCTCAGCTGAAAAATGGATGTGCATTGCAACATAACTAATTAGAGTGCCATGAAACAATGCTCAGTTGTTAACAAGCTCAATATGTTCTGAAATCATTGCACGGGTGTGACAATGAACCCAAATAGGACAAGTTGGTTTTCCAGTTGCACATGCTCTGATCACCAGATCAACCAGAGGACCACTTACACTTGATGCAAATCATATAACTGCATTGTACAGTAGCAGGCATCCCATTATAAAAGTAAGGATATTTAAAgggttttaattaattaaaattcattaaacaGAATGTAGGAATCTCCTGTAGTGAAATTTTACGACACAAAACGTGACACCCTCAGCCACAGAAACAGAATGGGATTGCAAGAATATGCAATTTCACCGTATAGTTTTGCCTAGAATGTGTAAGCATGAAcggtataatttaaaatatgtgaacATTATTATATGAGTTGGACAAGGTGATTTTGGTGTGTGGGGATGAAAGTAACGGTACCAATCCTAATGTTAATCAAAACGCTGTCACTTCCATCTCAGATCAAGCGCACATGCTGCATAATTATGTTCTCTTTCCTAAAATTTTAAACCTTGTAGAACTTTTACCTTTGGGAGGTGGTAGAAAGTGTAGTAATCCTAATATTCAGTCCAAAAACTTGTTAATTAAACTCACTCTTGAGGTACTCCTCTCACGTCTCTGGTGTTTTTCCTGATTTCTATGATGAGGAAGAGCGAGAAGCAAAGTGTTCATATTCTTAATATGTATGTGTAAACACCACTACTTCCAATAAAGAACGCCAACACAATCACTTTATCAACACAGAAAGCGAagcttctctttcttttccatCAATTCAGTTGCCACTTTTTGTCTCTTTGTCTTTCTTATTCCTTGAATTCCTCAATAACAATGAACAGAACGTAGAACGCAGACTAGGTTATCAAGAAAGGGAAGATGGAGTTTGATCTTGAAGACCCACTAGTCAGCTTGGGAGAAGAACAAAACTTTACTGTATCAGAACTCTTTGCCTCCGAATCAGATCACATGCCCTCCCCAAACTACTCAAGTCTAACACATTTTCACGTTTTCTCTTGTGAGGCCATATCTCTTATTCTTCAGGTGAAGTTATGTTTATGTAATAGGTTCATTTCCCCCTCCTTCATGTCACATTTGCTACATTTTGTTATGTTTCTTCAGGTTCAGCTTTCTTACAAACTGGACCCTTTTGTAGCTTACCTTGCTATGAATTACATGCACCGTTTCATGTCAAACCAGGAAATTCCGGTAAGAAACCTCTGAACAGTTGTACCTTAATACATTTCCATAGTTTCCAATGTTACCCTCATCCCATTAGTCCTGAGTTTGCAGAAGGGGAAGCCGTGGTATCTTAGGCTTGTTGTCGTATCATGTCTCTCTCTTGCTTCAAAGATGAAAAACACAACTTTGCCATTTTTGGAAATGCAGGTAAATCTTCAAATTCACGtaatttgaatcattttaatagaaaaacaGTCTCTAACCATGGCATATGAAAATGTGGTGTTTATAATCAATGAAACAGAAAGAAGGTTGTAACTTTAAGGCTCAAAGTATTCAGAAAATGGAGCCTCTGATTCTCGGGGCACTGAAATGGCGTATGAGGTCAATTACACCTTTTTCTTTCCTGCGCTTCTTTATCTCTTTAGCTGAAATTGAAGACCAATCACTGAAGCAAGCACTCAAAGAGAGAGCTTCTACTATAATCTTCAATGCTCAAAATGGTAAGTGCTTGTTTCTATTCATACTTAAAACTTGATTTTATCTTCAACTCCAACAATCACAAACTCTGAATTGCACCTCTCTTATGTCTGCAGAAATTAAGCTTTTAGAGTATAAGCCTTCAACTATTGCAGCAACTGCCCTTATCATTGCATCTCATGAACTACTCCCACATCAATATTCTATTCTGAGAGCTTCAATTATATCCAGTGAGTACCTAGATGAGGTAAAGTTAACATTCAATCACTGCCCTTAAAAGCAAAGcaaatattttgattctttGCTGCTATAGCGTCTACATATTATTGATGGTGGTTGTTTTAGGAGACATTGTCCAAGTGCTTTGATTTGATGCAAGAGATGATAAGAACGGTAGAAAAAGAGTTAGTGACAGAAACTCCAGGGAGTGTGCTTGAGAGAAACACCAAACGACAAAGAATTTAATGGTGTATATGTTGCAGAAACAAATTCCTGTTTTCCTCCAAACTCAAGAAGGAGGAAGCCGAGGGAGAACAATCATGTTTGGTCCATATGTCGTTCACCATAAAGGAATTACTGtaatctattgcataaaatgaAATTCAGaaattacattattaaaatgaaaatggtcaaaatttcaatcccaaggcaATTAAATCATGGCTTCAATCTCACACGAGAAAGTTCTAAAAACTGGTTCAACGTAGTTTGTTTCACTGTTTTAGGCTTGGCTGTGGCTGTAAATGAATACACTTGATATGTTCCCTATGTTGCATTTCAGAGATGGTTGGTTTTGTCCTTTGCTTTTGGGAAAGAGATCACTGTCATTCATATCTCTTGCCTTTTCTAACGTTAATGATGATGTCTTCTCTGGTCAAAAGCACCATGACACATATCATTATTCCAACACCTTTTTACTTAACCAATTTCCCACTTATTAAACAACACTCTTCAGCTTTCTAAGACCAAGGACAACCGAACACTTTAATGCGAAACTCCTTGCATTTAATTCCTTAAAAAGCAGTTGCACTACTTTAACTGAagtttcacaaaatttctcacTAAAATTTCTTggaaatataattacataaaaaaatatagaatatttttttgCTTTCACAACATCTGAGCGCAGTGTCTGATTATTATGCCAATCTATCTGATACATTTAAAGAATACTATGAATACAACCGAAGATGAATGGAGCTTCTTTTCCTAGGGACTCTGGAATGACAGGATCATGTGATCAGTTACATCCTTGTTTTCTTTCTTGCGTTTCTTCATCAGAAAAAAGATTCTTAAGCAAACACTTCctgctataaatttgttttgtgaCCTGAAATGCTTTTTAAAACAAACCATGTGCTTCCCATATAGATGCAGAGTTCGTCTTTCCAATGTAAAAGTTTCATATTTAAGATATTctattaatcaaaataattctTTCAACTTGTTAATAAAATCTGATATCAGGGTTACTGTCTTTTCTATTTGGAGTCATGCTTAATTAGCGTTTCAGTTTAACAAATTGCTAGCTATGTCAAACATAATTTCAGTTTAGATTTTGAGATGTCTTTCTAAAACTATTCTATATTTTCCAAAGTAGTCAGGCTaacaattttgatatttaagataatttaaatacttttttatttctttatcctTAAAATGcgcttattaataataaaatcgtGACAGAACAAAGACTCTAAAAAAATGTGGGATTATTGGGTCtgataataatgaaattaaaaactatgctcaatatttttatattttaatgcattaaaagctttaatttttaatattctgtttaattatattttaaggaGACATTATTCTGACgacaaattttttgtttttcaaaattttgaaattaaaaatgttagttTTTCATACTTAacatacaattaaaaatattgaaaatatataaatgaaaatgcTTTGAATAATGCTCTGCctgtagagatggcaaataaacccgtgcctgtgggtatcacccgaacccgtccccgttttgacggggaatccccgctttgactgggtatgggtatgggtatgggtaatacccgaaattttcaactggggatggggatggggatggggatggggatatatatatacccgcccaaatacccgtccccgcttaaattactaaactatttataatttattaaataatctaaaaaatatatataaataaataatatatttacacataaaatataatataatataatataatatagtatagtatatatacatataaataaaatatacttatatatatatatatatatatatatatatatatatatatatatatatatatatatttacacatatacatgtaatataatataatataatataatataatatacatataatatatatatacataataatataatataatatatataatatatacgtataaaacaaattaatcatttaactagtgagatcttttataaacaaatttataacatgacaaatttataaaaatttaaaagaaatatatatatatatatatatatatatatatatatatatatatataaaagcataaaatatctacacgtatacatataatatatatacataataatataatatatattattatatttatattattatataatataatataatatatatttaaaataaatatatatctacaaaaaaaaaaatatatatatatatatatatatatatatatatataaaaacataagatatccacacatataatatatatacataataataataatataatatataaataattatatatatatatatatatatatataaacataagatatccacacatataatatatatatatacatagtaatataatatataatataatatatatatatatatatatatatatatataaaacatatttctcattctctttgttttttgttatacactttgtttactctctcaattgtctggtttgtttttcaagatttaattttgaaggtaatttttcttcttcttattacataatttttactctctgtacatggttatgttcaaataggtgttcctcaatttcattctatgaaataatttttaggttacacatttgattatctttatttatttatttattttcatgaaaatgtttgactcttattttgtagctcttctttttgttactttgcttatacacttttttactctcttttaattgtttggcttgttctttaaggtttaagcagatcttcaaggtacttttccttttatcataatcttaattatacatttttttttccgttatgttatgttcaaatggatattctcaaatttgggtcacacatttaattatctttactcctttatgataattttatttattatttattttttgtttcatgataatgtttaattatttactatagaggctttgatgtgtacaagaagttggatatggaactcaaaccatctaggtaagttactcaaatttattaatattttttgttagtattttttgtgaattctcatctaatattctacatttggtgtttgtaggtgttaaaaaattaaaaggaaaagatgttctcatgagtgaaaatgaatctgatgaagaaggtacattatattctagtaattaaaattttcaatttcaattattatatcatatctaatttttcattttttttctatgtgtaggtggatcgaatgcaaatgaaaccactgatcatttgtaaaattaataaatattttggttattataaaattttagtaatgtgtaattttttagcttttatataattatttgaattttatttagttgttatttgatactttaatttgaaatttatactattataatatttttcttaatatttgacatcatgaaaatcaaaaagagtatgttattttaatattgaatattttgatagtatcatgattccgttggtgtgatttttaaattttttttataaaaaatatttaattgatatatggaacaataaaaaaatggatatgagtatgggtataagaaaatacccgttacccggtggggatggggatgggtcaaaagttgtatacccgttgggtttggggatgaggatgaatttttattatggggatggggatgagatcatgatacccgtacccgccccgccccgttgccatccctatctCATCCCTATCTGCCTGatgtttttcataaaactaTTGCAGTAAAAGGActctttcttcctgcacctcaaTATTTTCCTTCCTGCACCCCATAAATTCTAAAACTCTAACTTTACccttcattaaaatatattaaaaccaGTTGAGGCATGCACATATATTTTCCTTCTTCCTTTCTCAGCCCCTCTGCACCTCCCTCCATCCATGTCGTCTCAACTCAATTAAACTTGTAATGgaacattaaatttttcttcAGATAAGTTACTTTCctatcttaattaaaattaatttagttcgGAAAAATTGTTTTAGATACATAGCTACACGTAcaagtagagatggcaaataaacccgtgcccgtgggtatcacccgaactcgtccccgttttgacgggaattcccgctttgactgggtatgggtatgggtatgggtaatacccgaaattttcaactggggatggggatggggatggggatatatatatacccgcccaaatacccgtccccgcttaaattactaaactatttataatttattaaataatctaaaaaatatatataaataaataatatatttacacataaaatataatataatataatataatataatataatataatataatatagtatatatacatataaataaaatatacttttatatatatatatatatatatatatatatatttacacatatacatgtaatataatataatataatataatataatatacatataatatatatacataataatataatataatatatatataatatatacgtataaaacaaattaatcatttaactagtgagatcttttataaacaaatttataacatgacaaatttataaaaatttaaaagaaatatatatatatatatatatatatatatatatatatatatatatatatatatatatatatatatatatatatataaaagcataaaatatctacgcatatacatataatatatatacataataatataatatatattattatatttatattattatataatataatataatatatacttaaaataaatatatatctataaatatatatatatatatatatatatatatataaacataagatatccacacatataatatatatacatagtaataataatataatatataatataatatatataaataattatacatatatataaacataacatATCcccacatataatatatatatacatagtaatataatatataatataatatatatatatatatatatatatatatatatatatatataacatatttctcattctctttgttttttgttatacactttgtttactctctcaattgtctggtttgtttttcaagatttaattttgaaggtaatttttcttcttcttattacataatttttactctctgtacatggttatgttcaaataggtgttcctcaatttcattatatgaaataatttttaggttacacatttgattatctttatttatttatttattttcatgaaaatgtttgactcttattttgtagctcttctttttgttactttgcttatacacttttttactctcttttaattgtttggcttgttctttaaggtttaagcagatcttcaaggtacttttccttttatcataatcttaattatacattttttttccgttatgttatgttcaaatggatattctcaaatttgggtcacacatttaattatctttactcctttatgataattttatttattatttattttttgtttcatgataatgtttaattatttactatagaggctttgatgtgtacaagaagttggatatggaactcaaaccatctaggtaagttactcaaatttattaatattttttgttagtattttttgtgaattctcatctaatattctacatttggtgtttgtaggtgttaaaaaattaaaaggaaaagatgttctcatgagtgaaaatgaatctgatgaagaaggtacattatattctagtaattaaaattttcaatttcaattattatatcatatctaatttttcatatttttttctgtgtaggtggatcgaatgcaaatgaaaccactgatcatttgtaaaattaataaatattttggttattataaaattttagtaatgtgtaattttttagcttttatataattatttgaattttatttagttgttatttgatactttaatttgagatttatactattataatatttttcttaatatttgacatcatgaaaatcaaaaagagtatgttattttaatattgaatattttgatagtatcatgattccgttggtgtgatttttaaattttttttataaaaaatatttaattaatatatggaacaataaaaaaatgggtatgggtataagaaaatacccgttacccggtggggatggggatgagtcaaaagttgtatacccgttgggtttggggatggggatgaatttttattatggggatggggatgggattatgatacccgtacccgccccgttgccatccctacgtACAAGTCTTactttagagttttttttttttttttcgtgtggCATCGCGAGATGGTAAAAATGGACCAAAGTTCAAAGGTTCACTATATAATACACAATTACGGTGACATTTTTCCAACACTAATCAAACTATACTACAGCAGGGTTTGGTAAAAATAAGACCCCACTACATGAGAATGACataacatgacatacacaattaCGGTGACATTTTGAAAACTAAGATGTCCCCCTCCAATGATTCTAACAACAACTTAGTTAACCATTCCCGATTCTTAGAGGGAATGAATCATCGTACACCAGTTTTTGTCCACCTCCTATGAACCTGTCTTGAAGCCGCCATTACATTCATCCCTACCAATGAATTCAGATGAAGAACCAATTGTTCAAGAACCATTGGTAGCAGCATCTGTGCTCTTTTTCGTGCGATGTTCATCAGTAGGCTCCATGAACACAACAGAAGGAGGACGTATCTCGAACAGAGGTTTACTTTCATCTCTAAACCCACCTATGCATAGTGTGTCACCACGACCGTGCCATGTGCCATTTTGAACATTGTTCATCTCAAGTGTTCTTGATTCCTGCAATACATGTTACAGATATTCGACACAATGGATAACTCCAATCACAGTCAATTTAAGTCACAAAAAGTAAAGGATTTTGAGATGACCTGGCATAATGTGCAACAAGGACAGACAAAATGGTAAGCGCAATCGTCCAACGAACTATCACTACCCTGAAAACATCATCGTTTGGTATTCTCAAACAGACAAATCTACACCATGCATTCCATTACATCTCTATGAATAACTAAGTCATCATAAACAATTACAGTATAGGAAGAAAAAATCACCTTGATGTTGAACTTTTTCCGCATACGAGTTCGGTAGAATCCTAAGTATACTCCAACAGCAATGGTGAATGCAACCGCTAGGTATACGAAGTAATGAATCCTCCAGATAGTATAGGCAATGAAAGTAACCAGGGCACCAAGAACGAGGACAAGATAAACTATAGCCTGCGATCCAAAACACGGAAATTCAAACTTCAGAGACCTACATTGccaaaagtaaaagaaaaattcacaAAGAAATTGCCAATTCTAAAAGTGTTTCCCATTGGTTGCAGTTGTAACTTGGCCAATCCAACCAACATATGCACTTTTAATTTCCAAGAGATTTAATTATACCTG
This portion of the Vigna unguiculata cultivar IT97K-499-35 chromosome 6, ASM411807v1, whole genome shotgun sequence genome encodes:
- the LOC114189128 gene encoding putative cyclin-D6-1; translated protein: MEFDLEDPLVSLGEEQNFTVSELFASESDHMPSPNYSSLTHFHVFSCEAISLILQVQLSYKLDPFVAYLAMNYMHRFMSNQEIPKGKPWYLRLVVVSCLSLASKMKNTTLPFLEMQKEGCNFKAQSIQKMEPLILGALKWRMRSITPFSFLRFFISLAEIEDQSLKQALKERASTIIFNAQNEIKLLEYKPSTIAATALIIASHELLPHQYSILRASIISSEYLDEETLSKCFDLMQEMIRTVEKELVTETPGSVLERNTKRQRI
- the LOC114186690 gene encoding uncharacterized protein LOC114186690, which translates into the protein MGDLEKQQRVGEGREENGDGEKESLLESTAVVDFDLLCSSVALRSSHGSWGKLGGRDDEQQGGVLRMWEGELLDCFDDRRIAFESACCPCYRFGKNMKLAGFGSCYLQAIVYLVLVLGALVTFIAYTIWRIHYFVYLAVAFTIAVGVYLGFYRTRMRKKFNIKGSDSSLDDCAYHFVCPCCTLCQESRTLEMNNVQNGTWHGRGDTLCIGGFRDESKPLFEIRPPSVVFMEPTDEHRTKKSTDAATNGS